A window of the Candidatus Methylarchaceae archaeon HK02M2 genome harbors these coding sequences:
- a CDS encoding orotidine 5'-phosphate decarboxylase — MKEQNFVDRIQYSMRKHSSRIVLALDIVDDEKSKLLERVLSIMRRLSPYIATVKLNYHLLLPLNFKEIKKIVNLAHDHDLQVIADLKLNDIASTNLIVSDYLWRADFDAVIANPFVGYEGGLEPMIKRAHEMRKGVILLVYMSHKGAREGYDLTILNEYDEKKKLYELFIQKAKRWHADGIVVGGTNLKILSSISSRTKGKLLIFSPGVGAQGGNAVKAVRSGADFIVIGRSILFSEDSVSVAVKINKDTFY, encoded by the coding sequence ATGAAAGAGCAGAACTTTGTAGATAGGATTCAGTACTCAATGAGAAAACATTCTAGTAGGATAGTGTTGGCCCTTGATATAGTTGATGATGAAAAGTCAAAACTTCTGGAGAGAGTTTTGTCAATTATGAGAAGATTATCGCCTTATATTGCCACAGTCAAGCTAAACTACCATCTTCTCTTACCTTTGAACTTTAAAGAAATAAAGAAGATAGTAAATCTCGCTCATGATCACGATCTACAAGTTATAGCGGACTTGAAGTTAAATGATATAGCATCAACCAACTTGATAGTAAGTGATTATCTATGGAGAGCAGACTTTGATGCTGTTATTGCAAATCCATTCGTTGGTTATGAAGGAGGCCTTGAGCCAATGATTAAAAGAGCTCACGAAATGAGAAAGGGAGTAATCCTACTGGTATATATGAGCCATAAAGGTGCAAGAGAAGGTTATGATTTAACAATTTTAAATGAGTATGATGAAAAGAAAAAGTTGTACGAATTATTCATTCAGAAGGCGAAGAGATGGCATGCAGATGGAATAGTCGTTGGTGGAACTAATTTGAAGATATTATCATCTATATCATCTCGAACAAAAGGAAAGCTATTGATCTTCTCCCCTGGAGTAGGTGCTCAAGGTGGTAATGCGGTTAAAGCTGTAAGGTCGGGTGCAGATTTTATAGTCATCGGTAGATCAATACTATTCTCAGAAGATTCAGTATCTGTAGCTGTTAAGATCAATAAAGATACTTTTTATTAG
- a CDS encoding transcription initiation factor IIB gives MVSEKTSDIFRLQRIVDRCPKCGKGPMIADSSAGELFCSNCGFVVKEKIEEVGPEWRAFSKEEKENRSRTGMPSSLAMHDMGLATIIGVKDVDASGKSLPSSMKATIVRLRTWDSRSQVHQPVDRNLRQAFSELDRLADKLSVSDAVIEKAAYIYRKALEKGLVRGRSISALIVASLYAACRDTETPRTLKDVSSISNIRKKDIARCYRLLLREMDMKMPVVNPAKCVSRIASESKLSERTQRKALEILEKAIKMKTSAGKDPMGLAAAALYVSCVLEGENKTQKDIAEAAGVTEVTIRNRYKGLKATLKI, from the coding sequence TTGGTTTCTGAAAAAACTTCAGATATTTTTAGATTACAAAGAATTGTAGATCGTTGCCCTAAGTGTGGAAAGGGGCCTATGATAGCAGATAGCTCAGCTGGCGAGTTGTTTTGTAGTAATTGTGGTTTTGTAGTAAAAGAGAAGATAGAAGAAGTTGGACCTGAGTGGCGCGCTTTTTCAAAGGAAGAAAAAGAGAATAGGAGTCGTACAGGAATGCCTTCTTCACTAGCAATGCATGACATGGGTTTAGCCACAATTATTGGAGTCAAGGATGTAGATGCCTCAGGAAAATCTCTTCCTTCATCAATGAAAGCCACCATTGTACGCCTTCGTACTTGGGATAGCAGAAGTCAAGTTCATCAACCAGTAGACAGAAATTTAAGGCAAGCATTTAGTGAGTTGGATCGACTTGCTGACAAACTTAGTGTAAGTGATGCAGTAATAGAAAAAGCAGCATATATTTATCGTAAGGCGCTCGAAAAGGGCTTAGTTAGAGGGCGATCTATATCTGCACTTATAGTAGCATCCTTATATGCAGCATGTCGTGACACAGAAACTCCTAGGACTCTTAAAGATGTCAGTAGCATTAGTAATATCAGAAAGAAAGATATAGCGCGTTGTTATCGTCTACTCCTAAGAGAAATGGATATGAAAATGCCTGTAGTAAACCCAGCTAAATGCGTATCTAGAATTGCAAGCGAATCTAAGCTTTCAGAGAGAACTCAAAGAAAGGCTTTAGAAATTTTAGAGAAAGCTATAAAAATGAAGACATCAGCAGGAAAAGATCCTATGGGTCTTGCAGCAGCAGCACTATATGTTTCGTGTGTCCTTGAAGGCGAGAACAAGACTCAGAAGGACATCGCTGAGGCAGCAGGTGTTACAGAGGTCACTATACGCAATCGTTACAAGGGCTTGAAGGCGACTTTGAAGATTTGA
- a CDS encoding threonyl-tRNA synthetase editing domain-containing protein, with protein MKVLEIHCSSFSYQVKKSTPVAEDPDPESENLKDVLVCFICFEKNDEDKVEELLDKLVKNVKMDISRIKCKSVLIYPYAHLSKKLGKPRLAKELLSELRNRLIGEKINTHKSPFGWYKSFSLECKGHPLAEAYREF; from the coding sequence TTGAAGGTTCTAGAAATTCATTGTTCATCTTTCAGTTATCAAGTCAAAAAAAGTACTCCTGTTGCCGAAGACCCTGATCCAGAAAGCGAGAATTTAAAGGATGTTTTAGTTTGCTTCATATGCTTTGAAAAGAATGATGAAGATAAAGTTGAAGAGCTATTAGATAAGCTTGTTAAAAACGTCAAAATGGACATTTCCAGAATAAAATGTAAAAGCGTTCTTATTTATCCTTATGCACACCTTTCTAAAAAGCTAGGCAAACCTAGATTGGCAAAAGAGTTACTCTCTGAACTCAGGAATAGACTTATTGGTGAAAAAATAAATACTCATAAATCGCCATTCGGTTGGTATAAATCTTTTAGCCTAGAGTGCAAAGGACACCCACTCGCTGAAGCTTACAGAGAATTTTGA
- a CDS encoding DUF5679 domain-containing protein, with translation MVQAFCVKCKKKVEIKKPKQVTLKNKRPAIKGTCPVCGTITYRMGRYSKKKKTLKGKLGLLKLFF, from the coding sequence ATGGTTCAAGCATTTTGTGTAAAGTGTAAGAAGAAAGTGGAGATCAAAAAACCTAAACAAGTGACATTAAAGAATAAGAGACCAGCTATTAAAGGTACATGTCCTGTATGCGGAACTATAACTTATAGAATGGGTAGATATAGTAAAAAGAAGAAAACTCTAAAAGGAAAATTAGGGCTATTAAAATTATTTTTTTAA
- a CDS encoding DNA-directed RNA polymerase subunit H, producing the protein MKKNSEERNVAVAEHILVSKHEILTPKEIKKVLKRYNTKLDQFPYILGTDPVVKEIGAKLGDLIKITRKSETAGKNIYYRYVVEG; encoded by the coding sequence ATGAAGAAAAATTCTGAAGAAAGAAATGTAGCAGTTGCTGAGCACATCCTTGTATCTAAGCATGAGATATTGACCCCTAAAGAAATAAAAAAGGTTCTTAAAAGATATAATACAAAATTAGATCAGTTCCCATACATTTTAGGTACCGATCCGGTCGTCAAGGAAATAGGAGCAAAACTTGGAGATTTGATTAAAATTACTAGGAAAAGTGAAACAGCAGGAAAAAATATCTATTACCGTTATGTGGTGGAGGGATAA